From Stegostoma tigrinum isolate sSteTig4 chromosome 4, sSteTig4.hap1, whole genome shotgun sequence, a single genomic window includes:
- the dpy30 gene encoding protein dpy-30 homolog → MAEEHSEPLAEPNLEGQMQISENPHAEYGLSENVQRIVENEKLNAEKTSKQKVDLQSLPTRAYLDQTVVPILLQGLSVLAKERPPNPIEFLAAYLLKNKSQFEERN, encoded by the exons ATGGCGGAAG AGCATAGTGAACCGCTTGCAGAACCAAACCTGGAAGGACAGATGCAG aTATCAGAAAATCCTCACGCGGAGTACGGTCTCTCTGAGAATGTGCAG CGGATAGTTGAGAATGAAAAACTGAATGCGGAGAAAACATCTAAACAGAAAGTGGATCTGCAGTCCCTTCCAACTCGGGCGTATCTGGATCAAACAGTGGTACCCATTCTTTTGCAAGGCCTCTCAGTTCTGGCAAAAGAAAG ACCTCCCAATCCTATTGAATTCCTGGCCGCATACCTTTTGAAGAACAAGTCACAGTTCGAAGAGAGAAACTAG